In the genome of Fusarium fujikuroi IMI 58289 draft genome, chromosome FFUJ_chr02, one region contains:
- a CDS encoding fusarubin cluster-esterase: MQFSILAAVIAATIGKYSDAVRSEIPATRSFFYVGGRYDDDGDGGHVFRDQMYVEKLAPVKGPWKDTPIVMIHGMAQTGTNFLNKPDGGVGWASRFIEQGYEVYIVDQTFRGRSAWMPGQGAAKLSTLSAEAVEVAFTDSRTHMLWPQAVNHTQWPGSGVRGDPVFDAFYSSNVEFVDNTTYQQTSVQAAGAALLDRIGKPVVLLGHSQGSFMPTLIADMRPKLTKSIVLLEAAGPPFKDEIFKFGGEFPRPWGLWDVPITYDPPVKDPKKDLVQKVHAQKDSLSTECILQADEPAPRKLVNLVDIPVLIVTGEASYHMPYEYCTAAYYRQAGCLKTDHIELGTIGIHGNGHMLFMEKNSDEIHGVIEKWIRKS; encoded by the exons ATCGCAGCGACGATCGGAAAATACTCCGATGCCGTGCGCTCTGAAATACCTGCTACACGATCGTTCTTCTACGTCGGCGGGCGGTACGACGATGACGGTGACGGTGGCCATGTCTTTCGGGACCAGATGTATGTTGAGAAACTCGCCCCCGTGAAGGGACCTTGGAAAGACACGCCTATCGTTATGATTCACGGTATGGCGCAGACAGGCACA AATTTCCTGAATAAGCCCGACGGCGGAGTCGGTTGGGCCTCGAGGTTTATTGAGCAGGGCTATGAGGTGTACATTGTTGATCAGACCTTTCGGGGGAGATCTGCTTGGATGCCTGGACAAGGCGCTGCTAAGCTCAGCACTCTTTCAGCCGAGGCTGTAGAGGTTGCGTTTACCGATTCGAGGACGCATATGCTCTGGCCTCAGGCTGTGAACCATACCCAATGGCCTGGCTCTGGGGTTCGGGGTGATCCAGTGTTTGACGCGTTTTACAGCTCGAATGTGGAGTTTGTTGACAATACGACCTATCAGCAGACTTCTGTTCAGGCAGCTGGTGCAGCCTTATTGGACAGGATTGGGAAACCGGTTGTTCTTCTGGGACATAGTCAGGGAAGCTTTATGCCTACGTTGATCGCTGACATGAGGCCAAAGCTTACGAAGAGTATTGTTCTGCTGGAAGCTGCTGGGCCGCCGTTCAAAGATGAAATATTCAAGTTTGGTGGAGAGTTTCCTAGGCCATGGGGTCTGTGGGATGTTCCCATCACGTATGACCCTCCTGTGAAGGACCCGAAGAAGGACCTTGTTCAAAAGGTTCATGCTCAGAAGGATAGTTTATCTACGGAGTGTATACTTCAGGCAGATGAACCTGCGCCCCGAAAGTTGGTCAACCTGGTGGACATTCCTGTTCTTATTGTCACAGGCGAGGCATCGTATCATATGCCGTATGAGTACTGCACTGCTGCGTATTATCGACAGGCGGGATGTTTGAAGACGGACCATATTGAGTTGGGAACTATTGGTATCCATGGGAATGGGCATATGCTTTTCATGGAGAAGAACAGTGATGAGATACATGGTGTTATCGAGAAGTGGA